The Desulfovibrio sp. genome contains a region encoding:
- a CDS encoding S26 family signal peptidase encodes MMIGYRKSEGNIGGERWRRPKNRKVAVLAKSALGILAIALALSYFKAHYFIGIMTQTARCIDNATVFLVVKDDKTPVRGATMAFASRGLSPIVEDDQVIVKFMDGLPGDQVNVGVRHTSINGTEIVGDLSAVADNLGVAPERFVRQQTLGQDEYWMQGRTAKSFDSRFWGPIKTEQIIGRAYILF; translated from the coding sequence ATGATGATCGGCTATCGAAAGTCCGAAGGGAACATCGGCGGCGAAAGGTGGCGGCGCCCGAAGAATCGGAAGGTCGCGGTTCTTGCCAAGTCGGCGCTTGGCATCCTCGCGATCGCCTTGGCTTTGTCCTATTTCAAGGCGCACTACTTCATCGGCATCATGACCCAGACCGCGCGGTGCATCGACAACGCCACGGTTTTCCTCGTCGTCAAGGACGACAAGACGCCAGTACGCGGGGCGACAATGGCGTTCGCGTCGCGCGGTCTTTCTCCGATCGTCGAAGATGACCAGGTGATCGTCAAATTCATGGACGGGCTACCGGGCGACCAGGTCAATGTCGGTGTGCGCCACACGAGCATCAACGGTACGGAAATCGTCGGCGACCTATCCGCTGTGGCTGACAATCTCGGGGTAGCTCCGGAGCGGTTCGTCCGCCAGCAGACATTGGGCCAGGACGAGTACTGGATGCAAGGTCGAACGGCAAAGTCGTTCGACAGTCGCTTTTGGGGACCAATCAAGACCGAACAGATCATTGGGCGAGCATATATTCTTTTTTGA